One Vitis vinifera cultivar Pinot Noir 40024 chromosome 8, ASM3070453v1 genomic window carries:
- the APX gene encoding cytosolic ascorbate peroxidase (The RefSeq protein has 1 substitution compared to this genomic sequence), producing MGKAYPIVSEEYQKAVEKCKRKLRGFIAEKKCAPLMLRLAWHSAGTYDVKTKTGGPFGTMKHPEELAHEANNGLDIAVRLLEPIKEQFPILSYGDFYQLAGVVAVEVTGGPEIPFHPGRQDKSEPPPEGRLPNATKGSDHLRDVFGHMGLSDKDIVALSGGHTLGRCHKERSGFEGPWTTNPLIFDNSYFKELLSGEKEGLIQLPSDKALLEDPVFRPLVEKYAMDEDAFFADYAEAHLKLSELGFADAEEQG from the exons ATGGGAAAGGCTTACCCTATTGTGAGCGAGGAGTACCAGAAAGCAGTCGAGAAATGTAAGAGAAAGCTCAGAGGGTTCATCGCTGAGAAGAAATGTGCTCCACTGATGCTTCGACTAGC ATGGCACTCCGCTGGGACTTACGATGTGAAGACAAAAACAGGAGGTCCGTTTGGGACAATGAAGCACCCAGAGGAGCTTGCTCACGAAGCTAACAATGGTCTTGATATTGCTGTCAGGCTATTGGAACCGATCAAGGAGCAATTTCCGATCCTCTCTTATGGAGACTTCTACCAG TTGGCTGGAGTTGTTGCCGTTGAAGTTACTGGAGGGCCTGAGATCCCTTTTCACCCTGGGAGACAG GACAAATCTGAACCACCCCCAGAAGGTCGCTTGCCTAATGCAACTAAAG GTTCAGACCATCTAAGGGATGTATTTGGCCACATGGGTCTCAGTGACAAGGATATTGTTGCACTATCTGGTGGTCATACTCTG GGGAGGTGCCATAAGGAGCGCTCTGGATTTGAAGGACCCTGGACTACTAATCCACTCATCTTTGATAACTCCTACTTTAA GGAGCTGCTTAGCGGGGAAAAGGAAGGTCTTATCCAACTGCCATCAGACAAGGCTCTCCTAGAGGATCCAGTCTTCCGCCCACTGGTTGAGAAATATGCTATG GATGAGGATGCCTTCTTTGCTGACTATGCTGAAGCCCATTTGAAGCTCTCAGAAGTTGG ATTTGCTGATGCTGAGGAACAAGGATGA